In Rhodothermus marinus DSM 4252, a single genomic region encodes these proteins:
- the asd gene encoding aspartate-semialdehyde dehydrogenase produces the protein MAQPRFRVGILGATGAVGQKFVELLADHPWFEISVLAASDRSAGKPYREAANWIGSRPIPPQVADQEVVPISTELDCDFVFSGLSADVAGEIEGQLAEAGYPVISNARNYRMREDVPLLIPEINPEHTALIERQPWREKGGFIVTNPNCSTVGLVCALYPLVKTFGVEQVHVTTLQALSGAGYPGVPSLDATANVIPFIGGEEEKMATEPRKILGQLVDGRIEPATIRISAQCNRVPVLEGHLECISVKLARPASVEEVREVLCTFRSPIADLGLPTAPEQLLHVFDEPHFPQPRRHAELGRGMTVSIGRIRPCEVFDVKFVALVHNTIRGAAGGAVLNAELLVRQGYLKPRRSPVVAEA, from the coding sequence ATGGCACAGCCCCGTTTTCGTGTAGGTATTCTCGGCGCGACCGGCGCCGTCGGTCAGAAGTTCGTGGAATTGCTGGCCGATCATCCCTGGTTCGAAATCAGCGTCCTGGCGGCTTCGGACCGCTCGGCCGGCAAGCCCTATCGGGAGGCCGCCAACTGGATCGGCAGCCGTCCCATTCCGCCGCAGGTGGCCGATCAGGAGGTCGTGCCGATCTCGACCGAGCTGGATTGCGACTTTGTGTTTTCCGGACTCAGCGCCGACGTGGCCGGCGAGATCGAAGGCCAGCTGGCCGAAGCCGGCTATCCGGTCATTTCGAACGCGCGCAACTATCGGATGCGCGAGGATGTGCCGCTGCTAATTCCGGAGATCAATCCCGAGCACACGGCGCTGATCGAGCGCCAGCCCTGGCGCGAAAAAGGTGGTTTCATCGTCACGAATCCGAACTGCTCGACGGTGGGGCTCGTGTGCGCGCTCTACCCGCTGGTCAAAACGTTCGGCGTCGAGCAGGTGCACGTGACGACGCTACAGGCGCTTTCGGGGGCGGGCTATCCGGGCGTGCCGTCGCTGGACGCCACGGCCAACGTGATTCCCTTTATCGGCGGTGAAGAAGAAAAAATGGCCACCGAGCCCCGCAAGATTCTGGGGCAACTGGTGGACGGCCGCATCGAACCCGCCACGATCCGCATCAGCGCCCAGTGCAACCGGGTGCCGGTGCTCGAAGGCCATCTGGAGTGCATTTCGGTGAAGCTGGCCCGACCGGCGTCGGTCGAGGAAGTGCGCGAGGTGCTCTGCACGTTCCGGAGCCCGATTGCCGACCTGGGCCTGCCGACGGCACCGGAGCAGCTCCTGCATGTGTTCGACGAACCGCACTTTCCGCAGCCGCGCCGCCACGCCGAGCTGGGGCGGGGCATGACCGTCTCGATCGGGCGCATCCGGCCCTGTGAGGTCTTCGACGTGAAGTTCGTGGCGCTGGTGCACAACACGATCCGCGGGGCGGCCGGTGGGGCCGTGCTGAACGCCGAACTGCTGGTGCGTCAGGGCTACCTGAAACCGCGTCGCAGCCCGGTCGTTGCCGAGGCCTGA
- a CDS encoding GNAT family N-acetyltransferase has protein sequence MPQVSIRPARWEDAEALEALWWRLLEEQAALDPTFAPAEDARRRWRNDFMLWVRQRMYRLLVAERSGELVGFISAHQWSPPPIYRQELEVYIDELYVLPDYRRQGIGAQLVAAVRAWAQEVGAVRLRLGVLAANREGLAFWERQQARPFSLTLIIPLTEFQKPDSET, from the coding sequence ATGCCCCAGGTTTCAATACGGCCGGCCCGTTGGGAGGACGCCGAAGCGCTGGAGGCGCTCTGGTGGCGCCTGCTTGAAGAACAGGCGGCGCTGGACCCGACCTTCGCGCCCGCCGAGGATGCCCGCCGCCGCTGGCGCAACGACTTCATGCTGTGGGTGCGCCAGCGGATGTACCGGTTGCTGGTGGCGGAGCGATCCGGCGAACTGGTGGGCTTCATCTCGGCGCATCAGTGGAGCCCGCCCCCGATCTACCGGCAGGAGCTGGAGGTTTACATCGACGAGCTGTACGTGTTGCCGGACTATCGGCGGCAGGGGATCGGGGCGCAACTGGTGGCGGCCGTCCGTGCCTGGGCGCAGGAGGTGGGCGCCGTGCGACTCCGACTGGGCGTGCTGGCCGCCAACCGCGAGGGACTGGCCTTCTGGGAACGCCAACAGGCCCGGCCGTTTTCGCTGACGCTGATCATCCCTTTGACGGAATTTCAAAAGCCGGATTCGGAAACCTGA
- a CDS encoding DUF192 domain-containing protein, whose product MHRLALVALCLLLLGCTKSNRRPASSLERNIPFREDGRLAFVRDGDTLVTIAIEIAETDSSRQRGLMERTHLPERSGMLFIFEREEMQGFWMANTPLSLDIIFVNGDSQIVSIAKYTRPYSTETISSRYPARFVVEVPAGFTDTYGILEGDRIRWRRHTRPLTAARP is encoded by the coding sequence ATGCATCGTCTGGCACTCGTTGCACTTTGCCTGCTACTCCTCGGCTGCACCAAATCGAACCGCCGCCCGGCTTCCTCCCTCGAACGCAACATTCCTTTTCGAGAAGACGGCCGGCTGGCTTTCGTGCGCGACGGCGACACGCTTGTGACCATCGCCATCGAAATTGCCGAAACCGACTCGTCCCGTCAACGCGGCCTGATGGAGCGTACGCACCTGCCCGAGCGCAGTGGCATGCTGTTCATCTTCGAACGCGAAGAAATGCAGGGCTTCTGGATGGCCAACACGCCGCTGTCGCTCGACATCATCTTCGTGAACGGCGACTCGCAGATCGTCTCGATCGCCAAATACACGCGTCCCTATTCGACCGAGACGATCTCTTCGCGGTACCCGGCACGGTTCGTAGTGGAAGTGCCCGCCGGCTTCACTGATACCTACGGCATTCTCGAAGGGGATCGGATTCGCTGGCGGCGCCATACGCGCCCGCTCACAGCCGCCCGCCCATAA
- a CDS encoding Ig-like domain-containing protein, translating into MRRIFFLLVAGVLFWAGCDQATTEETGGIVTLTGQVLDAETNDPIVGALVQLQPQGLITETDSVGRYRFEVTIDSTMELTVSATKTGYSSASLPVLAVPDRTIEVPVLRLTRTATEEPVSGEAANILLLSQSDQAIGVRESGSKETAELVFQVSDSMGRPVVLDHAVRVRFRFGVQPGGGEYLFPEEAQTDNSGRVRVHVASGTKAGVVQVVAEADVNGRTIRSQPVSLAIHGGLPDQNFFTLAPAQYNFPGWVAYGLENTISVIVGDQYGNPVRPGTAVYFTTTHGVITGSVLTGANGQGSVTLYSANPLPPDGIAIITATTADRNQQPVTRSIPVVFSGPPNIDPCMLDNQNNCLPGIPVARLNQSYLLKITDHLGNPLAPGTRISVEAQGTKVKAVGHTDVELGDTGFQVLGAETTYDDVLRGPGITEFFFRVVEDQTLDEGGTPTVEAVVIKVDGPNGKLTWTFGPEAGSAKVLSEAGEIQIEGNRLKVFIPLN; encoded by the coding sequence ATGCGACGCATTTTTTTCCTGCTGGTGGCCGGCGTGCTATTCTGGGCCGGCTGTGATCAGGCGACCACGGAAGAGACGGGCGGCATCGTTACGCTGACCGGCCAGGTGCTCGACGCCGAAACGAACGACCCGATCGTCGGTGCACTGGTGCAACTGCAGCCGCAGGGACTCATCACCGAGACCGATTCGGTGGGGCGCTATCGCTTCGAGGTGACCATCGACAGTACGATGGAGCTGACGGTCAGCGCCACCAAGACCGGCTACAGTAGCGCCTCGCTGCCGGTACTGGCCGTGCCGGATCGTACGATCGAGGTGCCTGTGCTTCGACTGACGCGCACGGCCACCGAGGAGCCTGTTTCGGGCGAGGCGGCCAACATTCTGCTGCTGTCGCAGTCGGACCAGGCCATTGGCGTGCGCGAAAGCGGCTCGAAAGAAACGGCCGAACTGGTCTTTCAGGTCTCCGACTCGATGGGGCGTCCCGTCGTGCTCGATCACGCCGTGCGCGTGCGCTTCCGCTTCGGGGTGCAGCCGGGCGGCGGGGAGTATCTCTTCCCCGAGGAAGCCCAGACCGACAACAGCGGCCGCGTGCGCGTGCATGTGGCCAGCGGCACCAAGGCCGGCGTCGTGCAGGTAGTGGCCGAAGCCGACGTGAACGGCCGCACCATCCGCTCGCAGCCGGTCAGCCTGGCCATCCACGGCGGTCTGCCGGATCAGAACTTCTTCACGCTGGCCCCGGCCCAGTACAACTTCCCCGGCTGGGTCGCCTACGGCCTGGAAAACACGATCAGCGTGATCGTCGGCGACCAGTATGGCAATCCGGTCAGGCCCGGCACGGCCGTCTATTTCACGACCACGCACGGCGTCATCACCGGTTCGGTGCTGACCGGTGCCAACGGCCAGGGAAGCGTTACGCTCTACTCGGCCAATCCGCTGCCGCCTGACGGCATCGCCATCATCACGGCCACCACGGCCGACCGCAACCAGCAACCGGTCACCCGGAGCATCCCGGTCGTCTTTTCCGGGCCGCCGAACATCGATCCGTGCATGCTGGATAACCAGAACAACTGTCTGCCGGGGATTCCGGTCGCCCGACTGAACCAGTCCTATCTGCTCAAAATCACCGACCATCTGGGCAATCCACTGGCACCGGGCACCCGGATTTCCGTAGAGGCGCAGGGCACGAAAGTCAAAGCCGTCGGCCATACCGATGTGGAACTCGGGGACACCGGCTTCCAGGTACTGGGTGCCGAGACGACCTACGACGACGTCCTCCGCGGCCCGGGCATTACCGAATTCTTCTTCCGCGTCGTCGAAGATCAAACGCTCGACGAAGGCGGTACCCCCACCGTCGAGGCGGTCGTCATCAAGGTGGATGGTCCCAATGGCAAGCTAACCTGGACGTTCGGTCCGGAAGCCGGCTCCGCCAAGGTGCTCTCCGAAGCAGGCGAGATCCAGATCGAAGGAAATCGTCTGAAAGTGTTCATTCCGCTGAACTGA
- the hemW gene encoding radical SAM family heme chaperone HemW: protein MAGIYLHIPFCKQRCIYCDFYFVTGQRLHPTFVQALCTEIEYYGQLYGRLEPIETIYFGGGTPSRLSLEEVARVLNELYRYFDLSALQEVTFEVNPEDASRDYLSGLHSLGINRLSIGVQSFYEADLRFMNRAHTAEQAEAAIENARRAGFENFNVDLIFGLPDQPLEYWMANLQKVADRDIPHVSTYSLTIEPRTVLYKQVERGLVQPADEETYRACYDFAMEYLEARGYEHYEISNFARPGYQSRHNHTYWRHGNYLGFGPSAHSFWWGQLPEPGAYRWANVRNLRRYEALLAQHHLPLEFREGLSYDQLAEEYLYLRLRTAEGLDLDHYAERYGVDLLSERLDELAELEAEGLIEPIRNGKLRLSRKGRHVCDAIVARLL, encoded by the coding sequence ATGGCCGGCATCTACCTTCACATTCCTTTTTGCAAGCAGCGCTGCATTTACTGTGATTTTTACTTCGTCACGGGCCAGCGGCTGCACCCCACCTTCGTGCAGGCGCTCTGCACCGAGATCGAATACTACGGCCAGCTCTACGGCCGCCTGGAGCCGATCGAGACGATCTACTTCGGCGGCGGTACCCCTTCGCGCCTTTCGCTCGAAGAAGTCGCCCGCGTGCTGAACGAGCTCTACCGGTATTTCGACCTGTCGGCGCTGCAGGAGGTGACGTTCGAGGTCAATCCGGAAGACGCCTCGCGCGACTATCTGAGCGGGCTGCACAGCCTGGGCATCAACCGGCTCTCGATCGGGGTGCAGTCGTTCTACGAGGCCGATCTGCGCTTCATGAACCGGGCGCACACGGCCGAGCAGGCCGAGGCGGCCATCGAAAACGCCCGCCGCGCCGGCTTTGAAAACTTCAACGTCGATCTGATTTTCGGACTGCCCGACCAGCCGCTCGAATACTGGATGGCCAACCTGCAGAAGGTGGCCGATCGCGACATTCCACACGTTTCGACCTACAGCCTGACGATCGAACCGCGTACCGTGCTCTACAAGCAGGTCGAACGTGGTCTGGTGCAGCCGGCCGACGAGGAGACCTACCGGGCCTGCTACGACTTTGCGATGGAGTATCTGGAGGCGCGGGGCTATGAGCACTACGAGATCTCGAACTTCGCGCGGCCGGGTTATCAGTCGCGCCACAACCACACGTACTGGCGGCACGGCAACTACCTGGGCTTCGGACCCTCGGCCCACTCGTTCTGGTGGGGCCAGCTACCCGAGCCGGGCGCCTACCGGTGGGCCAACGTGCGCAACCTCCGCCGCTACGAAGCGCTGCTGGCCCAGCACCACCTGCCGCTGGAGTTTCGCGAAGGACTCTCCTACGACCAGCTCGCCGAAGAATATCTGTACCTGCGGCTTCGCACGGCCGAGGGGCTGGACCTGGATCATTACGCCGAACGCTACGGGGTGGACCTGCTCAGCGAACGGCTGGACGAGCTGGCCGAACTGGAAGCCGAGGGGCTGATCGAACCCATCCGCAACGGGAAGCTCCGTCTGAGCCGGAAAGGCCGGCACGTCTGCGACGCCATCGTCGCCCGCCTGCTCTGA
- a CDS encoding DNA double-strand break repair nuclease NurA — MLDFVRLQQQLRGFAAYQQQQRDLLQEKLQAALDAWRQVGDVEALLEEVDRARPSWLVARPLGERLQERVRVPSRPAQVTVVAADGSQIFPDRHVEPPCFLLNVGRVAFQLGTHEPVRLESIPRFCFRQEEVHELLDDRLESVSVEIVSALRDEFELEALLELAREARRDGRPLVALLDGTLIRWMIRRLHQRELEEQFIRRYVALLEQFRRERIPVASYISMPGGAEVVNLLRVARGECTPEPPSLSLDGLADRLLFSRLLRPGERSGLFLSGSHIQRAYAEPHRIVCTYLAVPGPYGQAEIARVEFPHWVAEENGWVDLVCAVLLKECEKGSGYPMVLAEAHEQAVIRAPEREAFYELIGRQLWRSGLPVGQSRKQTSKRRPVL; from the coding sequence ATGCTCGATTTTGTTCGCCTCCAGCAGCAGTTGCGAGGCTTTGCCGCCTACCAGCAGCAGCAGCGCGATCTGCTGCAGGAAAAACTGCAGGCGGCGCTGGACGCCTGGCGGCAGGTCGGCGACGTAGAAGCGCTGCTGGAGGAAGTGGATCGCGCCCGGCCGAGCTGGCTGGTGGCCCGTCCGCTGGGCGAGCGCCTGCAGGAACGGGTGCGCGTACCGTCGCGGCCGGCGCAGGTGACCGTGGTGGCCGCCGACGGCTCCCAGATCTTTCCGGACCGTCACGTGGAGCCTCCGTGTTTTCTGCTGAACGTGGGGCGGGTGGCCTTTCAACTGGGCACGCACGAGCCGGTTCGGCTCGAGTCGATTCCGCGTTTCTGCTTCCGCCAGGAAGAGGTGCACGAGCTGCTGGACGATCGGCTGGAGTCGGTCTCCGTCGAGATCGTCTCGGCGTTGCGCGACGAATTCGAGCTGGAGGCGCTGCTGGAGCTGGCGCGGGAGGCACGTCGGGATGGACGCCCGCTGGTGGCGTTGCTCGACGGTACGCTTATCCGCTGGATGATCCGCCGCCTGCACCAGCGTGAGCTGGAAGAGCAGTTCATCCGGCGTTATGTGGCGCTGCTGGAGCAGTTTCGTCGGGAGCGGATTCCGGTCGCCTCGTACATCAGCATGCCCGGCGGAGCGGAGGTGGTGAACCTGTTGCGCGTGGCGCGCGGTGAGTGCACGCCCGAGCCGCCGTCGCTTTCGCTGGACGGACTGGCCGACCGGCTGCTGTTTTCGCGTCTGCTGCGGCCCGGCGAGCGCTCGGGGCTGTTCCTTTCGGGCTCGCACATCCAGCGGGCCTACGCCGAGCCGCACCGGATCGTCTGCACCTATCTGGCCGTGCCCGGTCCGTATGGCCAGGCCGAAATCGCCCGGGTCGAGTTTCCCCACTGGGTAGCCGAGGAGAACGGGTGGGTGGACCTAGTCTGCGCCGTGCTCCTGAAAGAATGCGAGAAAGGTAGCGGCTATCCCATGGTGCTGGCCGAGGCGCACGAGCAGGCGGTGATCCGGGCGCCCGAGCGCGAGGCGTTTTACGAACTCATCGGCCGCCAGCTCTGGCGGAGTGGCCTCCCAGTGGGGCAGTCGCGCAAGCAGACCAGCAAGCGCCGGCCTGTACTCTGA
- a CDS encoding HAS-barrel domain-containing protein yields MPIGEVIESSTRQFVAEVYRDQPPPAFGSWVRVVQPDGRTIYGLVSHVEMGSVEPGRRPMALGRSPDELRREMPQVLELIRTTFRAQVLAYEDPDGRIHQTLPPYPAGIHAFVEACPLEIVRRLGRPYDFLRTLVQNPDPAVPVDDLLVAVLRQIHDGHSDPEREQALIEAGRVLSRLLRDDHERLQAILRRVV; encoded by the coding sequence ATGCCCATAGGAGAAGTCATCGAGTCGAGCACGCGTCAGTTCGTGGCCGAGGTGTACCGGGATCAGCCGCCACCGGCTTTTGGAAGCTGGGTGCGGGTGGTGCAGCCGGACGGCCGCACGATCTACGGGCTGGTCAGCCATGTCGAGATGGGCAGCGTGGAGCCCGGCCGTCGGCCGATGGCGCTGGGCCGCTCGCCCGACGAGCTGCGCCGCGAGATGCCCCAGGTGCTGGAGTTGATCCGCACGACGTTTCGGGCGCAGGTGCTGGCCTACGAGGATCCGGACGGCCGCATTCACCAGACGCTGCCACCCTATCCGGCCGGCATTCATGCCTTCGTTGAGGCGTGCCCGCTCGAGATCGTCCGGCGACTGGGGCGGCCTTATGATTTTCTGCGCACGCTCGTGCAGAATCCCGATCCGGCCGTGCCGGTGGACGATCTGCTGGTGGCCGTGCTCCGGCAGATCCACGACGGCCACAGCGACCCCGAGCGCGAGCAGGCGCTGATCGAAGCAGGCCGCGTGCTGAGCCGTCTGCTGCGCGACGACCACGAGCGGCTGCAGGCCATTCTGCGCCGCGTGGTGTGA